The following proteins are encoded in a genomic region of Fusarium oxysporum f. sp. lycopersici 4287 chromosome 1, whole genome shotgun sequence:
- a CDS encoding molecular chaperone GrpE produces MFRQAIATSSRALRAAPKVAVPRLFIQSQFQAAPAFALRSVQPAVSRWYSDAKETEAKPAEEAKTEEKPAEGEKESDPLAELKKELAAKENEVKDWKDKCMRTVADFRNLQERTTREVKAAKDFAIQKFAKDLVDSVDNLDRALGMVPKDKLNAPDRPEGLEDLANLYEGLKMTEDILMNTLKKHGLERLNPEGEKFNPNEQEATFMTPQPDKEDGTVFFVQQKGFKLNGRVLRAAKVGVVKNK; encoded by the exons ATGTTCCGCCAGGCCATTGCTACCTCATCCCGCGCTCTGCGAGCTGCTCCCAAGGTCGCCGTCCCTCGACTTTTCATTCAGTCGCAATTCCAGGCTGCGCCCGCCTTTGCTCTTAGATCCGTTCAGCCCGCCGTGTCGAGATGGTACAGTGACGCTAAGGAGACTGAGGCCAAGCCTGCTGAGGAGGCCAAAACGGAGGAAAAGCCCGCTGAGGGCGAGAAAGAGAGCGATCCTCTcgctgagctcaagaaggagcttgcAGCCAAGGAGAACGAGGTTAAGGACTGGAAG GATAAGTGTATGCGCACCGTCGCCGATTTCCGCAATCTCCAAGAGCGCACCACACGTGAGGTCAAGGCCGCCAAAGATTTTGCCATCCAAAAATTCGCCAAGGATCTCGTCGACAGCGTCGACAACCTCGACCGCGCCCTTGGAATGGTTCCCAAGGATAAGCTCAACGCCCCAGACCGACCTGAGGGCCTCGAGGATCTCGCCAACCTGTATGAGGGTCTCAAGATGACCGAAGATATCCTCATGAACACCCTCAAGAAGCATGGTCTCGAGCGACTCAATCCCGAGGGCGAGAAGTTCAACCCCAACGAGCAGGAGGCCACTTTTATGACTCCCCAGCCCGATAAGGAAGACGGCACTGTTTTCTTCGTTCAACAGAAGGGCTTCAAGCTTAACGGCCGGGTGCTGCGCGCCGCCAAGGTCGGTGTTGTCAAGAACAAATAA
- a CDS encoding rho family, other, translating to MASSHQYHTSYFDTNEQIRRQQRTRSSEGTVSTTMSSSTGRESAATHVTEAPTFSKKIVVVGDGGCGKTCLLISYSQGYFPEKYVPTVFENYITYPIHSATGKTVELALWDTAGQEEYDRLRPLSYPETDLIFVCFAIDCPNSLDNVLDKWYPEVLHFCPYTPLVLVGLKSDLRYKKTCIDMLKTQGLTPVTTEQGMAVAKKMNAQYMECSSKEMSGVDEIFEQAINTVVANDRKTIEAAAASGSSKESKSSTPGVGQIKRKKRRCPIL from the exons ATGGCATCATCGCATCAGTATCATACTTCGTACTTTGACACCAACGAGCAGATCCGACGTCAACAGCGCACACGCTCCAGTGAGGGTACGGTCAGCACCACTATGAGCTCGTCGACGGGCCGCGAGTCGGCAGCGACTCACGTCACAGAAGCGCCCACCTTTTCCAAGAAGATTGTTGTTGTCGGTGATGGTGGTTGCGGCAAGACCTGCTTGCTCATTAGCTATAGCCAAGGTTACTTCCCAGAG AAATATGTGCCTACTGTCTTTGAAAACTACATCACCTATCCTATCCACTCAGCCACTGGTAAGACTGTGGAACTTGCATTGTGGGATACAGCCGGCCAAGAGGAATATGACCGTCTCCGACCGCTTTCATACCCTGAGACCGACTTGATCTTTGTATGCTTTGCTATCGACTGTCCGAACTCGCTAGACAACGTCCTTGATAAG TGGTACCCCGAGGTTCTACACTTCTGCCCATACACTCCTCTGGTTCTTGTGGGTCTCAAGTCAGATCTTCGCTACAAGAAGACTTGCATTGATATGCTCAAGACGCAAGGTCTTACTCCAGTCACTACGGAGCAAGGCATGGCCGTTGCTAAGAAGATGAACGCGCAGTACATGGAGTGCAGTAGCAAGGAAATGTCAGGCGTCGACGAGATTTTTGAGCAGGCTATCAACACTGTCGTCGCTAATGACCGGAAAACCATCGAGGCGGCAGCAGCCTCAGGTTCTTCCAAGGAGAGCAAGTCATCAACACCTGGGGTGGGACAGATtaagaggaagaagagaaggtgTCCAATCCTCTAA
- a CDS encoding transcription elongation factor B, polypeptide 1, which produces MDWKTPSKYITLVSGDGFEFVVLRDAALVSPIIKGMLDVRSQFAEAKEARCVFQEMSAMVLDKVVEYFHYWYRYRNSEDVPDMEIPVELCLELLAAADYLGLDQANMGMK; this is translated from the exons ATGGACTGGAAGACACCCAGCAAATACATCACTCTCGTTTCtggcgatggcttcgagttTGTCGTTCTACGCGATGCTGCTCTTGTCAGTCCAATCATCAAGGGCATGCTCGACGTGAGAAGCCAGTTCGCCGAAGCCAAAGAGGCCCGTTGTGTCTTCCAAGAGATGAG CGCCATGGTCCTTGATAAGGTTGTCGAATACTTCCACTACTGGTACCGCTACCGTAACAGCGAGGATGTTCCCGACATGGAGATCCCGGTCGAGCTCTGCCTTGAACTGTTGGCCGCGGCAGATTACCTGGGCCTGGACCA GGCGAATATGGGCATGAAGTGA
- a CDS encoding transcription elongation factor B, polypeptide 1, producing MDWKTPSKYITLVSGDGFEFVVLRDAALVSPIIKGMLDVRSQFAEAKEARCVFQEMSAMVLDKVVEYFHYWYRYRNSEDVPDMEIPVELCLELLAAADYLGLDQYAAQPCIATTDCFDTNLIQGEYGHEVRSYEILTQIWA from the exons ATGGACTGGAAGACACCCAGCAAATACATCACTCTCGTTTCtggcgatggcttcgagttTGTCGTTCTACGCGATGCTGCTCTTGTCAGTCCAATCATCAAGGGCATGCTCGACGTGAGAAGCCAGTTCGCCGAAGCCAAAGAGGCCCGTTGTGTCTTCCAAGAGATGAG CGCCATGGTCCTTGATAAGGTTGTCGAATACTTCCACTACTGGTACCGCTACCGTAACAGCGAGGATGTTCCCGACATGGAGATCCCGGTCGAGCTCTGCCTTGAACTGTTGGCCGCGGCAGATTACCTGGGCCTGGACCAGTATGCAGCCCAGCCATGCATTGCTACAACCGATTGCTTCGATACTAATCTCATCCAGGGCGAATATGGGCATGAAGTGAGAAGCTACGAGATCCTAACTCAGATATGGGCATGA
- a CDS encoding maintenance-ploidy protein mob1, with protein sequence MAQAFLTTVNQRTRNQFRPRVGKGGSASYQLRQYAEVTLGGGSLRKVVKLPEGEDENEWLAVNMVDFYNQINLLYGAITEFCSPQSCPEMKATDEFEYLWQDNENYKRPTKMPAPAYIEQLMSWVQANIDNEQVLPSKIGVPFPKSFPALVRQIFKRMYRVYAHIYCHHYPVIRELGLEPHLNTSFKQYVLFVDEHGLASGRDYWGPLGDLVDSMLKSD encoded by the exons ATGGCTCAAGCCTTCTTAACTACCGT TAACCAGCGGACGAGAAACCAGTTCCGCCCGCGCGTGGGCAAGGGCGGTTCGGCCAGTTATCAGTTGCGACAATATGCTGAGGTGACGCTCGGCGGTGGCAGCTTGCGCAAGGTTGTCAAGCTTCCAGAAGGCGAAGACGAGAACGAATGGTTAGCTGTCAACA TGGTGGACTTCTATAACCAGATCAACCTTCTCTACGGTGCCATTACCGAGTTCTGCTCACCACAGTCATGCCCTGAAATGAAGGCTACTGATGA GTTCGAGTATTTGTGGCAAGACAATGAGAACTACAAGCGTCCAACCAAGATGCCTGCGCCAGCATACATTGAGCAGCTCATGTCATGGGTGCAGGCGAATATCGACAACGAACAAGTCTTGCCCAGCAAGATCG GCGTACCCTTCCCCAAATCATTCCCAGCGCTGGTTCGCCAGATCTTCAAACGCATGTACCGTGTATATGCACACATCTACTGCCACCACTACCCCGTGATTCGTGAGCTCGGTCTCGAGCCGCACCTCAACACGAGCTTCAAGCAGTACGTGCTGTTTGTTGATGAGCACGGCCTGGCGAGTGGTAGAGATTACTGGGGTCCTCTTGGTGATCTGGTGGACAGCATGCTCAAGAGCGACTAG
- a CDS encoding maintenance-ploidy protein mob1, which yields MESPCSPPHTASMFRYLNPKSLLTMQQLETTIIPVSLSGEPLMFVDELTLADPGTLVNSNQRTRNQFRPRVGKGGSASYQLRQYAEVTLGGGSLRKVVKLPEGEDENEWLAVNMVDFYNQINLLYGAITEFCSPQSCPEMKATDEFEYLWQDNENYKRPTKMPAPAYIEQLMSWVQANIDNEQVLPSKIGVPFPKSFPALVRQIFKRMYRVYAHIYCHHYPVIRELGLEPHLNTSFKQYVLFVDEHGLASGRDYWGPLGDLVDSMLKSD from the exons ATGGAGTCCCCGTGTTCGCCGCCGCACACCGCCAGCATGTTTCGATACTTGAACCCGAAGTCGCTTTTGACGATGCAGCAGTTGGAAACGACCATTATACCCGTCTCGCTATCGGGAGAACCTCTGATGTTTGTGGATGAGTTGACACTTGCTGACCCGGGAACTTTGGTGAATAGTAACCAGCGGACGAGAAACCAGTTCCGCCCGCGCGTGGGCAAGGGCGGTTCGGCCAGTTATCAGTTGCGACAATATGCTGAGGTGACGCTCGGCGGTGGCAGCTTGCGCAAGGTTGTCAAGCTTCCAGAAGGCGAAGACGAGAACGAATGGTTAGCTGTCAACA TGGTGGACTTCTATAACCAGATCAACCTTCTCTACGGTGCCATTACCGAGTTCTGCTCACCACAGTCATGCCCTGAAATGAAGGCTACTGATGA GTTCGAGTATTTGTGGCAAGACAATGAGAACTACAAGCGTCCAACCAAGATGCCTGCGCCAGCATACATTGAGCAGCTCATGTCATGGGTGCAGGCGAATATCGACAACGAACAAGTCTTGCCCAGCAAGATCG GCGTACCCTTCCCCAAATCATTCCCAGCGCTGGTTCGCCAGATCTTCAAACGCATGTACCGTGTATATGCACACATCTACTGCCACCACTACCCCGTGATTCGTGAGCTCGGTCTCGAGCCGCACCTCAACACGAGCTTCAAGCAGTACGTGCTGTTTGTTGATGAGCACGGCCTGGCGAGTGGTAGAGATTACTGGGGTCCTCTTGGTGATCTGGTGGACAGCATGCTCAAGAGCGACTAG
- a CDS encoding ATP synthase F1, delta subunit, which translates to MFSRQVLRAARVAAPQRALALRAAPVRSFAAAASTEVKPPISVFGVDGTYATALYTAAVKTSSIDAAADALNRLGALIEKDPKLAAVLSAPTLTAADKKAIVQELEKQINTKDETVKNFLATLAENNRLGLIPGVVEKFSSIISAARGEVELTVTSAQALDKRTLNRLETAVSKSAYVGQGQKLKVTNEVNPEIVGGLVVEIGDRTIDLSVSSRIAKMNKLLTDSL; encoded by the exons ATGTTCTCGCGACAGGTTCTCCGCGCCGCCCGAGTCGCCGCTCCTCAGCGAGCCCTCGCCCTCCGAGCCGCCCCCGTCCGATCCTTCGCTGCCGCTGCCTCGACCGAAGTCAAGCCCCCGATTTCCGTCTTCGGCGTTGATGGCACATATGCTACTGCTCTG TACACTGCCGCCGTCAAGACCTCGAGCATCGACGCCGCTGCCGATGCCCTGAACAGACTCGGCGCTCTCATCGAGAAGGACCCCAAGCTCGCCGCCGTCCTGTCCGCCCCTACCCTCACCGCGGccgacaagaaggccatcgtccaggagctcgagaagcagatcaacaccaaggacGAGACCGTCAAGAACTTCCTCGCCACCCTCGCCGAGAACAACCGACTTGGACTTATCCCcggtgttgttgagaagttctcttccatcatctctGCCGCCCGCGGTGAGGTTGAGCTCACTGTTACCAGCGCTCAG GCTCTCGACAAGCGAACTCTCAACCGATTGGAGACTGCCGTCTCCAAGTCTGCCTACGTCGGCCAGGGCCAGAAGCTTAAGGTCACCAACGAG GTTAACCCCGAGATTGTTGGTGGACTCGTCGTTGAGATCGGTGACCGAACTATCGACCTCAGCGTCTCTTCCCGCATcgccaagatgaacaagCTCCTCACGGACTCTCTGTAA
- a CDS encoding hypothetical protein (At least one base has a quality score < 10) — MVVHDGHEYLTEEERRLKEDRDRTKYWKKWGPYVAERQWATVREDYSHDGDAWSHFPHDHARSRAFRWGEDGIAGVCDTHGYQNIGFSFWNEEDEFLKERLFGLSNPQGNHGESVKEAHFHVDNTPHSYMKFLYKYPQKKFPYKDLIDENARRGKEDKEYQITDTGVFDEDRYWDIFIETAKETDDPDEILFRVTAWNRGPDPAPLHIIPQVWFRNTWSWGREPEEKKPSIKYVDENVAKSNHWSLGERHFLCSPSPGVGSSGDDVMPQFMFTENDTNFKALYDQKNKQPYVKDAFHRYIVDGEKEAVNPAKTGTKCAAWFNFNEDGGVNPGECAVVRFRFTRRDDNYLDEEDFDDVIESRKEEADEFYYRLSPLPMADDLRNIQRQAFSGMMWTKQHYHFIWDHWANGDPTMPPPPASRKDIRNSAWKHMHCDDILSMPDSWEYPFFAAWDSAFHCIPLAMIDPDFAKKQLDLFTREWYCHPNGQLPAYEWNFGDVNPPVHAWATFRTFKIERKMYGRQDLDFLERVFQKLLLNFTWWVNRKDADGKNVFEGGFLGLDNIGLFNRSEPLPTGGVLEQADSTGWMAFYCLSMLNIALELAKHRRIYEDIASKFFEHFIFISDAMTFRTGHKDEKSLWNEEDGFYYDAISWGGPWIQQLPVRSLVGLIPLYATITLEPELINRLPSFKKRVDWFIENRCDLAERNMASIRKRGKGNRILLSIVSKDRLEKILKRMLDEDEFFSDHGIRSLSKFHKENPFSMDVNGQKFCVGYVPGDSDSGLFGGNSNWRGPIWLCVNFLLVESLQRFFLFYGPDFQVECPTGSGDYMHLGKVSEEIQHRLQHLFARTDDGRRSINGGDDRLDFDEHWKDYLWFHEFFDGDNGRGLGATHQCGWTGLIARMIHDTGVNCRLPHTPRTPSIAMSHYFDDIFHRSVETGVPHSGMPRIRRSSTARSIGARSDFDDDTRSVTNSIYHDDPDRARERTEADAHMHSYVSEQLERYKDDKKDGNYEHDDEFETKA; from the exons ATGGTTGTCCATGACGGTCACGAATACCTCACCGAGGAAGAAAGACGCCTCAAGGAGGATCGCGATCGCACCAAGTACTGGAAGAAATGGGGTCCTTACGTTGCTGAGAGACAATGGGCTACAG TCCGAGAGGATTATAGTCACGATGGAGACGCCTGGAGTC ACTTCCCTCACGACCACGCTCGATCGCGCGCATTCCGTTGGGGTGAAGACGGTATCGCTGGTGTCTGCGATACCCACGGCTACCAAAACAttggcttcagcttctgGAACGAGGAAGA TGAATTCCTCAAGGAGCGTCTCTTTGGCCTCTCAAATCCCCAGGGCAACCATGGCGAGAGTGTAAAAGAGGCTCACTTCCACGTCGATAATACTCCT CACTCGTACATGAAATTCCTTTACAAATATCCACAGAAAAAGTTCCCCTACAAAGATCTGATCGACGAAAACGCTCGAAGAGGAAAGGAAGATAAAGAATACCAGATCACCGATACCGGCGTCTTTGACGAGGACAGATACTGGGACATCTTCATTGAGACTGCGAAAGAGACCGATGACCCCGATGAGATCCTCTTCCGAGTTACTGCCTGGAACCGAGGCCCGGATCCTGCGCCTCTCCACATCATTCCCCAGGTTTGGTTCCGCAATACTTGGAGCTGGGGTCGAGAgccagaggagaagaagccttcAATTAAATACGTCGACGAGAATGTGGCCAAGTCTAACCACTGGAGCTTGGGTGAGCGACACTTCTTGTGCTCTCCTTCACCCGGTGTTGGCTCCAGCGGTGACGATGTGATGCCCCAATTCATGTTCACTGAAAACGATACCAACTTCAAGGCTCTCTATGACCAAAAGAACAAGCAACCCTATGTCAAGGATGCGTTCCACCGATACATTGTCGACGGAGAGAAGGAGGCCGTTAACCCTGCCAAGACTGGCACAAAATGTGCTGCATGGTTCAACTTTAACGAAGACGGCGGTGTTAACCCCGGTGAATGTGCTG TCGTTCGATTCCGCTTTACCAGGAGAGACGACAACTACCTCGACGAGGAAGACTTCGATGATGTTATTGAGAGCCGCAAGGAGGAGGCCGATGAGTTCTACTACAGGCTCAGTCCTCTTCCCATGGCAGATGATTTGCGCAACATCCAGCGACAAGCTTTCTCCGGCATGATGTGGACTAAACAACATTATCACTTCATCTGGGACCACTGGGCGAATGGTGATCCTACTATgccgcctcctccagctTCCCGGAAAGATATCAGAAACTCGGCCTGGAAACATATGCACTGCGACGACATTCTATCCATGCCCGATTCATGGGAGTATCCTTTCTTTGCTGCTTGGGATAGTGCCTTTCACTGTATTCCGTTGGCCATGATTGACCCCGACTttgccaagaagcagcttgatTTGTTCACTCGAGAGTGGTACTGTCATCCCAATGGACAGTTGCCGGC ATACGAATGGAACTTTGGTGATGTGAATCCCCCAGTTCATGCATGGGCGACTTTCAGAACGTTCAAGATTGAGCGCAAGATGTATGGTCGTCAGGACTTGGACTTCCTAGAGCGCGTATTCCAGAAGCTACTCCTCAATTTCACCTGGTGGGTGAACCGTAAGGATGCCGATGGCAAGAACGTGTTCGAAGGAGGTTTCTTGGGTCTAGACAACATTGGCTTGTTCAACCGTTCAGAGCCTCTGCCCACTGGCGGTGTCCTAGAGCAAGCCGACAGTACTGGATGGATGGCGTTCTACTGTCTTTCTATGCTCAACATTGCTCTTGAGCTGGCCAAGCATCGCCGAATCTACGAGGATATCGCATCCAAGTTCTTCGAGCACTTCATCTTCATTAGTGATGCGATGACCTTCAGAACCGGCCACAAGGACGAAAAGTCCCTATGgaatgaggaggatggcTTCTACTATGATGCTATTTCCTGGGGCGGCCCCTGGATCCAGCAGCTGCCCGTGCGATCGCTTGTGGGCTTGATCCCTCTTTATGCGACCATTACTCTGGAACCAGAGTTGATCAACAGGCTCCCTTCTttcaagaagagagttgACTGGTTCATTGAGAACCGATGCGATCTGGCTGAGAGAAACATGGCCAGCATCCGAAAGCGAGGTAAGGGCAACCGTATTCTGTTGTCCATCGTGAGCAAGGACCGATTGGAGAAGATCCTTAAGCGCATGCTCGACGAGGACGAGTTCTTCAGTGACCACGGTATTCGCTCCCTCTCCAAGTTTCACAAGGAGAACCCATTCTCCATGGACGTAAACGGCCAGAAGTTCTGTGTTGGATACGTGCCAGGTGACTCAGATAGTGGTCTGTTTGGCGGCAACAGTAACTGGAGAGGACCTATTTGGCTCTGTGTAAACTTCCTCCTTGTGGAATCCCTGCAACggttcttcctcttctacGGACCAGACTTCCAGGTGGAGTGCCCGACTGGTAGTGGTGATTACATGCACCTGGGCAAGGTATCTGAAGAGATTCAGCACCGTTTGCAGCACCTCTTCGCCCGTACCGATGACGGAAGACGCAGCATCAACGGCGGTGATGATcgtcttgactttgatgagcaCTGGAAGGATTATCTTTGGTTCCACGAATTCTTTGATGGTGATAACGGCCGTGGTCTGGGAGCTACTCACCAGTGTGGATGGACTGGACTGATTGCTCGCATGATTCATGATACTGG CGTCAACTGCCGCCTTCCTCATACTCCTCGCACGCCTTCAATTGCCATGAGCCACTACTTTGACGACATCTTCCATCGAAGCGTCGAGACAGGTGTTCCTCACTCTGGTATGCCTCGCATCAGGCGGTCGTCCACAGCTCGGTCAATCGGTGCCCGCAGtgactttgacgatgatACTCGCTCCGTGACCAACTCGATCTATCACGATGATCCAGATCGAGCCAGGGAGCGCACTGAAGCCGATGCTCACATGCATAGCTACGTCTCCGAGCAGCTTGAGAGGTACAAAGATGATAAGAAGGATGGCAACTATGAGCATGATGACGAGTTCGAGACCAAAGCATAG